One Chloroflexota bacterium DNA segment encodes these proteins:
- a CDS encoding CapA family protein: protein MATSAPFVVAPTATTTATRAATMLPATATPRAAAPTVAGRAQLVFVGDVMLGRGVAPVRRALGNGYPLAQVAPFMRGSDLAFANLESPLTRQSFFRGGYNLRAEPAAVESLSLAGFDWVSVANNHSGDHGRAGLSDTLATLRGRGIAWAGGGDDEAQARKPAVKLVNGLRIALLAYDGLHATIEASGNLAGSQWLTLPRAAADIKQARAAGADIVIVAVHWGVEYQAGASAEQKRSARALAAAGADLIIGSHPHVVEPLEWLAQPDGRTALAAYSLGNFLFDQQFSTAVQEGVILRVVVDKQGVAALNLVPTRNRNGQIAVQTPAAAADELRRLLPAGALPAAWQRSATADSDGRTWWRRP from the coding sequence GCGCGCGGCCGCACCGACCGTCGCCGGTCGTGCGCAGCTCGTCTTCGTCGGCGATGTGATGCTGGGTCGTGGCGTCGCACCGGTTCGGCGCGCATTGGGCAACGGCTACCCGTTGGCGCAGGTCGCGCCGTTCATGCGCGGGTCGGATCTCGCTTTCGCCAATCTCGAATCGCCGCTGACGCGCCAGAGCTTCTTTCGCGGCGGGTACAACCTGCGCGCCGAGCCGGCCGCCGTCGAATCGCTGTCGCTCGCCGGTTTCGACTGGGTGTCCGTCGCCAACAACCACAGCGGCGATCACGGCCGCGCCGGCCTGTCCGACACGCTGGCCACACTGCGCGGCCGGGGCATCGCGTGGGCGGGTGGCGGCGATGACGAGGCGCAAGCGCGCAAGCCGGCGGTCAAGCTGGTCAACGGACTGCGTATCGCCCTGCTGGCGTACGACGGCTTGCACGCCACGATCGAAGCGTCCGGCAATCTGGCGGGATCGCAATGGCTGACACTGCCGCGCGCCGCGGCCGACATCAAGCAGGCGCGCGCCGCCGGCGCGGATATCGTGATCGTGGCCGTGCATTGGGGCGTCGAGTACCAGGCCGGCGCCTCGGCCGAGCAGAAGCGATCCGCGCGCGCGCTGGCCGCCGCCGGCGCGGACCTGATCATCGGCAGCCACCCGCACGTGGTCGAGCCGCTGGAGTGGCTGGCGCAGCCCGATGGCCGCACGGCGCTGGCGGCGTACAGCCTCGGCAATTTCCTGTTCGACCAGCAGTTCAGCACGGCGGTGCAGGAGGGCGTCATCCTGCGGGTCGTAGTGGACAAACAAGGCGTTGCCGCGTTAAACTTAGTGCCGACGCGCAATCGCAACGGACAGATTGCGGTGCAGACGCCCGCGGCGGCGGCGGACGAGCTGCGTCGCCTGCTGCCGGCTGGCGCGCTGCCGGCTGCCTGGCAGCGCAGCGCAACCGCCGACAGTGACGGCCGCACCTGGTGGCGTCGCCCGTAG
- a CDS encoding PD40 domain-containing protein, giving the protein MPIQLHAPRWIVVIALLLAAMLAACDAAATPTPQPPAITPPPPSATSAPTHAPVPQASADPYAAFAQSLKTALESDDDAALKKLIGTPWFTGRYRSPLTQYADAAEAVAAFNVISQRVIITVEPERAAAQLTDAQKLGDRVVVARWDAGGGREELAYLYVSQVNGEWRWMALLTGVPADSGVAQATAAASPTRAVTPGTPTRAPTPFPMRGRLVFARANGVYARDLATGAETVVTEATDTSQWNWLRDGTRAAFVRGTGTAGEIWTYARSGGALKRLTTDSQPDGAPHWSPDGTQIVYEHNLVVDPSSGFKIKGEIWAMNADGANKRKFADGFDPAWSPDGTRIAFASNPSSVSGDATQWLSYARNEIRVMNAQGRNAWSPIGVTTASGKFTPLEWQMSSARLVDDPQWSPDSKELTVRVHAAHGAYVTTNATSGGFGRFIALFYSNVATGFSYSPDNRTMALSTGGLSGYRTLGIYRRADLGADGVGAPLRTLGLVPRQPADVPQSVTGYAWASDGLRVAYALVAHSMDPAKAPAPAGIWVMDIAAGVSQVAVTDGTGPLAWLP; this is encoded by the coding sequence ATGCCAATTCAACTGCATGCTCCGCGCTGGATCGTTGTGATCGCCCTGTTGCTGGCGGCTATGCTGGCCGCGTGTGACGCAGCGGCTACGCCGACGCCGCAGCCGCCGGCGATCACGCCACCGCCGCCGAGCGCGACCAGCGCGCCAACGCACGCACCCGTGCCTCAGGCATCGGCCGATCCGTATGCGGCGTTTGCGCAGTCGTTGAAGACCGCGCTCGAAAGCGACGACGACGCCGCGCTCAAGAAGCTGATCGGCACGCCGTGGTTCACCGGCCGCTATCGCTCGCCGCTCACGCAGTACGCCGACGCGGCGGAAGCGGTCGCGGCGTTTAACGTCATCAGCCAGCGTGTCATCATCACGGTCGAGCCGGAGCGCGCGGCGGCGCAGTTGACCGACGCGCAGAAACTCGGCGACCGCGTCGTCGTCGCCCGCTGGGACGCCGGCGGCGGGCGCGAGGAGTTGGCGTATCTGTACGTCAGCCAGGTGAACGGCGAGTGGCGCTGGATGGCCCTGCTGACGGGCGTCCCTGCGGATAGCGGCGTGGCGCAGGCGACGGCGGCCGCATCGCCGACACGCGCGGTAACACCCGGCACGCCGACCCGCGCGCCGACGCCATTCCCCATGCGCGGGCGGCTGGTGTTCGCGCGCGCCAACGGCGTCTATGCGCGCGATCTGGCGACCGGCGCGGAGACCGTCGTGACCGAGGCCACCGACACGTCGCAGTGGAACTGGCTGCGCGACGGCACGCGCGCGGCTTTCGTGCGCGGCACGGGCACGGCCGGCGAGATCTGGACATACGCGCGCAGCGGCGGCGCCTTGAAACGGCTCACGACCGACAGCCAGCCCGACGGCGCGCCGCACTGGTCGCCGGACGGCACGCAGATCGTGTACGAGCACAACCTCGTGGTTGATCCGTCATCCGGTTTCAAGATCAAAGGCGAAATCTGGGCGATGAACGCCGACGGCGCCAACAAGCGCAAGTTTGCCGACGGCTTCGACCCGGCCTGGTCGCCGGACGGCACGCGCATCGCCTTCGCGTCCAACCCGTCCTCGGTCAGCGGCGACGCGACCCAGTGGCTGTCGTATGCGCGCAACGAAATCCGCGTAATGAACGCGCAGGGGCGCAACGCCTGGTCGCCGATCGGGGTGACGACGGCGTCGGGCAAGTTCACGCCGCTCGAATGGCAGATGAGCAGCGCCCGGCTGGTGGATGATCCGCAGTGGTCGCCCGACAGCAAAGAGTTGACGGTGCGGGTGCACGCGGCGCATGGCGCGTATGTGACCACGAACGCAACCAGCGGCGGATTCGGCCGCTTCATCGCGCTGTTCTACAGCAACGTGGCCACCGGCTTTTCGTACAGTCCCGACAACCGCACCATGGCGCTGTCGACCGGCGGGCTAAGCGGCTATCGCACGCTCGGCATCTACCGCCGGGCCGATCTCGGCGCCGACGGCGTCGGCGCGCCGCTGCGCACGCTCGGCCTGGTGCCGCGCCAGCCGGCCGACGTGCCGCAGAGCGTGACCGGCTACGCCTGGGCGAGCGACGGCTTGCGCGTGGCATACGCGCTGGTAGCGCACTCGATGGATCCCGCGAAGGCGCCCGCGCCGGCGGGCATCTGGGTTATGGATATCGCCGCCGGCGTTTCGCAGGTCGCCGTGACCGATGGCACCGGGCCGCTGGCCTGGCTGCCGTAA
- a CDS encoding immune inhibitor A, with amino-acid sequence MERRPLVIGIIAALFSCVVLLGCVAVWLFTVLALPSGTVYDTPAPVATSVSGPVQTAVPGATLPASTPGTVPTPATVPLPTRVPDAASADAASLKALLAANIDERDQSALTVRLKKVKGPIPAVVNATPPSYKVGDQRVLWIADQPAKKQFTVTASVRYVTPHVIAWVANGERVDDAALKKSVDVFETKIYPTNREFFGSEPMPGLDNDTHLNIFNGNVPGVGGYFSSADEFPSIVNPYSNQGEWFYINTRDVRPGTADYESVLAHEFQHMIHFANDRNEDTWVNEGLSELAMRLNNYSVGGSDRAFVRDPDIQLNAWRDEPNDSVPHYGASYVFNAYFLERFGEAMVREFVREPANGIVGYNLVLQRNKTGVTFDDVFQDWLIANVLNNSTVDKRYAYKDLPSIVRIQNAATNFPFNKTLAVHQYAGQYIDIKPARTGDYTLKLQGATSVRIANTDPHSGGTVWYSNRGDDSDMTLTRPFDLSGVKSATLSAWLWYDIEKDFDYAYVEVSTDNGATWNSLKSARTTDTNPNGNSYGNAFTGRDSQWVQETFDLTPYAGQKVLVRFEYITDDAFNATGLLVDDISIPELNYTDDVEGGDGGWVANGFVRVNNFLPQTYSVQLIKIGAKTTVEPVTLDARNAATITLKNFGGDVNRAILVISGLTPVTTEATNVTVSISSP; translated from the coding sequence TTGGAACGCAGACCGCTCGTTATTGGCATCATTGCCGCGCTGTTCTCGTGTGTCGTCCTGCTTGGCTGTGTGGCCGTATGGCTTTTTACAGTTCTTGCGCTGCCCTCTGGCACCGTGTACGACACGCCGGCCCCGGTGGCGACCTCCGTGTCCGGGCCGGTGCAGACGGCTGTGCCAGGTGCCACCCTGCCCGCCAGCACACCAGGCACCGTGCCAACGCCGGCGACTGTGCCGCTGCCCACGCGCGTGCCGGATGCCGCCTCGGCCGATGCCGCCTCGCTGAAAGCGTTGTTGGCGGCCAACATCGACGAGCGCGACCAGTCGGCGCTGACCGTGCGGCTCAAGAAGGTCAAAGGGCCAATCCCGGCGGTCGTCAACGCGACGCCGCCGTCCTACAAGGTCGGGGATCAGCGCGTGCTGTGGATCGCCGACCAGCCGGCGAAGAAGCAGTTTACGGTGACCGCCTCGGTGCGCTACGTTACGCCGCACGTAATCGCCTGGGTGGCGAACGGCGAGCGGGTTGACGACGCGGCCCTGAAGAAATCGGTGGACGTATTCGAGACGAAGATCTACCCGACGAACCGCGAGTTCTTCGGCAGCGAGCCGATGCCCGGCCTCGACAACGACACGCACCTGAATATCTTCAACGGCAATGTGCCCGGTGTGGGCGGCTACTTCTCGAGCGCCGACGAGTTCCCGTCGATCGTCAACCCGTACTCGAACCAGGGCGAGTGGTTCTACATTAACACGCGTGACGTGCGGCCCGGCACGGCGGACTACGAGTCGGTGCTGGCGCACGAGTTCCAGCATATGATCCACTTCGCCAACGACCGCAATGAGGACACCTGGGTCAATGAGGGCCTGTCCGAACTGGCGATGCGCCTGAACAACTACAGCGTCGGCGGCTCCGACCGCGCGTTCGTGCGCGACCCCGATATCCAGTTGAACGCCTGGCGCGACGAGCCGAACGACTCAGTGCCGCACTACGGCGCTTCATATGTGTTCAACGCCTACTTCCTCGAGCGGTTCGGCGAGGCGATGGTGCGCGAGTTTGTGCGCGAGCCGGCCAACGGCATTGTCGGGTATAACCTCGTCTTGCAGCGCAACAAGACCGGCGTGACGTTCGACGACGTGTTCCAGGACTGGCTGATCGCCAACGTGCTCAACAACAGCACCGTGGACAAGCGGTATGCGTACAAGGATCTGCCTTCCATCGTGCGTATTCAGAACGCCGCGACGAACTTCCCGTTCAACAAGACGCTGGCGGTGCACCAGTACGCCGGGCAGTATATCGACATCAAGCCGGCGCGCACCGGCGACTACACGCTCAAGCTGCAGGGCGCGACGAGCGTGCGCATTGCCAACACCGACCCGCACAGCGGCGGCACCGTCTGGTATTCGAACCGCGGCGACGACTCGGACATGACGCTGACGCGCCCGTTTGACCTGAGCGGCGTGAAGAGCGCGACGCTGTCGGCCTGGCTCTGGTACGATATTGAGAAGGATTTCGATTATGCCTATGTCGAAGTCTCGACCGACAACGGCGCGACGTGGAACTCCCTCAAGAGCGCACGCACGACCGACACGAATCCGAACGGCAACAGCTATGGCAACGCGTTCACCGGCCGTGACAGCCAGTGGGTGCAGGAAACGTTTGACCTGACGCCGTATGCAGGCCAGAAGGTGCTGGTGCGCTTCGAGTACATCACGGACGATGCGTTCAACGCCACCGGCTTGCTGGTGGATGACATCAGCATCCCGGAGCTCAATTACACCGATGACGTCGAGGGCGGCGACGGCGGCTGGGTGGCGAACGGTTTTGTGCGCGTCAACAACTTCCTGCCGCAGACGTACTCGGTGCAACTGATCAAGATCGGCGCTAAGACAACCGTTGAGCCGGTTACGCTGGACGCCAGGAATGCGGCGACCATCACGCTCAAGAACTTCGGCGGCGACGTCAACCGCGCGATCCTGGTGATCAGCGGCCTGACGCCAGTGACCACCGAGGCGACCAACGTCACGGTGAGCATCAGCTCGCCATAG
- a CDS encoding undecaprenyl/decaprenyl-phosphate alpha-N-acetylglucosaminyl 1-phosphate transferase, with the protein MTPLIVFALAALVTFAVTPLLIRLAPRIGAVDRPRSRHQHRAPTAKLGGLALAAGFGVAVAASFFLPVRRDDPQEIVRLAGLALAALVVLALGLLDDMRELPAWPQFAAQVVAAVIVIAFRVRIDDLTTPFGAATVLPEWLAVLFTLFWVVGMMNTVNFLDGLDGLAAGVVGIACVVLFLHTRSLGQESVALLPLALVGAIVGFLPFNFSPARIFLGSAGALFLGLSLGSLSIIGGAKLATALLVLGIPILDTAWQIARRVRDGRAPYHGDRGHLHFRLVDRGIGSRRVVLALYMLTAVFGGMALVLPSGLLKLAALALMGTLMFGLMLWLTRAP; encoded by the coding sequence GTGACGCCCCTGATCGTCTTCGCCCTGGCCGCACTCGTCACGTTTGCCGTTACCCCGCTGCTGATCCGGCTGGCGCCGCGCATCGGCGCGGTCGACCGGCCGCGCAGCCGGCACCAGCATCGCGCGCCGACCGCAAAGCTGGGCGGGCTGGCGCTGGCGGCCGGTTTTGGCGTGGCCGTGGCGGCCTCGTTCTTCCTGCCGGTGCGCCGCGACGACCCGCAGGAGATCGTGCGGCTGGCCGGGCTGGCGCTGGCAGCGCTGGTTGTGCTGGCGCTCGGGCTCCTCGACGATATGCGCGAGCTACCGGCCTGGCCGCAATTCGCGGCGCAGGTCGTGGCCGCGGTCATCGTGATCGCCTTTCGCGTGCGGATCGACGATCTGACCACACCATTCGGCGCGGCCACGGTGCTGCCGGAGTGGCTGGCGGTCCTGTTCACGTTGTTCTGGGTCGTCGGGATGATGAACACCGTGAACTTCCTCGACGGGCTCGACGGACTGGCGGCCGGAGTCGTCGGCATCGCCTGTGTCGTGCTTTTCCTTCATACACGCAGCCTGGGACAGGAGTCAGTTGCGCTGCTGCCATTGGCGCTCGTCGGCGCGATTGTCGGGTTCCTGCCGTTCAATTTCTCCCCGGCGCGCATCTTCCTTGGCTCGGCCGGAGCGTTGTTCCTTGGCCTTTCGCTCGGCTCGCTGTCGATCATCGGAGGCGCAAAGCTGGCGACCGCATTGCTCGTGCTCGGCATCCCGATCCTCGACACGGCCTGGCAGATCGCGCGGCGCGTGCGCGACGGGCGCGCCCCGTATCACGGCGACCGCGGGCACCTGCATTTCCGGCTGGTCGATCGCGGCATCGGGTCGCGCCGGGTAGTGCTGGCGCTGTATATGCTGACCGCAGTCTTCGGCGGCATGGCGCTCGTGCTGCCGTCCGGCCTGCTCAAGCTGGCGGCGCTGGCGCTCATGGGCACGCTGATGTTCGGCCTGATGCTCTGGCTGACACGCGCACCGTAG
- a CDS encoding ABC transporter substrate-binding protein — protein sequence MRITQKNRTRTALVAIGLVLALLLAACGGPAVSPTTAPSAATTAPGAATAAPTKAPAAATTAPAAGTPKPGGTLTIGMNQDAVGFDPHLTNATASYRILENIYSGLLKVNERLEVQPDLAESYTADSPTQYTFKLRKGVKFHSGREFKSADVKYSLERIRNPDTKSPRATQFAALDTIETPDDYTVVIKLKRPYSPLLTVLADRTNAIVAKETVDANGGKMDKVANGTGPFKLVEYTPNTRTVLEKNPDYFIKGQPLLDKVIYQPIPDATARSTAVRTGTVDIIEYAPPKDLTLFRGDPKLAIAGDGSNNNVRYLAFNTTVKPFDNPKVRQAIAWAVDRKAVLDAAENGAGKILDAGPFLPSFWPGLQQPYFKQDIAKAKQLLTEAGYPSGFTAKLKNTPTYSFLGNAGIAVQDQLKAVGVNLEIESLEWSVFLSDYLGKKYEAVVSGYSAFMDPDNPLDGTYVSGRQNNFMSYSNPKFDELVAKGSQISDQAERAKIYRDAQQILIDDSPMVFLFASNEYEVSQTYVKGYMHYLNGSHVSLRNVWLDKGQ from the coding sequence ATGCGTATTACACAGAAAAACCGCACCCGAACGGCGCTGGTTGCCATTGGACTGGTGCTGGCACTGCTGCTGGCGGCGTGCGGCGGCCCGGCCGTGTCACCAACAACCGCCCCGAGCGCAGCCACGACGGCGCCCGGCGCCGCCACGGCAGCCCCGACGAAAGCCCCGGCGGCGGCTACGACAGCCCCGGCGGCCGGCACGCCCAAGCCTGGCGGCACGCTAACAATCGGCATGAACCAGGATGCCGTCGGTTTCGATCCGCATCTGACGAACGCCACGGCGTCATACCGCATCCTGGAAAACATCTACAGTGGCTTGCTGAAGGTGAATGAGCGGCTCGAGGTTCAGCCTGACCTCGCGGAATCGTACACCGCCGACAGCCCGACGCAGTACACGTTCAAGCTGCGCAAGGGTGTCAAGTTCCATAGCGGCCGCGAGTTCAAATCCGCCGACGTCAAGTACTCGCTGGAGCGCATCCGGAACCCCGACACTAAGTCGCCGCGCGCGACTCAGTTTGCCGCGCTCGACACGATTGAGACGCCCGACGACTACACGGTTGTCATCAAGTTGAAGCGGCCTTACTCGCCGTTGTTGACCGTCCTGGCCGATCGCACCAACGCGATCGTCGCCAAGGAAACGGTGGACGCCAACGGCGGCAAGATGGACAAGGTCGCCAACGGTACCGGCCCCTTCAAGCTGGTGGAGTATACTCCCAACACGCGCACCGTGCTGGAGAAGAACCCCGACTACTTCATCAAGGGCCAGCCACTGCTGGATAAGGTCATCTACCAGCCGATCCCGGATGCGACCGCGCGCAGCACGGCCGTCCGCACCGGCACGGTGGACATCATTGAGTACGCGCCGCCCAAGGATCTGACGCTGTTCCGCGGCGATCCGAAGCTCGCCATCGCCGGCGACGGCAGCAACAACAACGTGCGCTACCTCGCCTTCAATACAACCGTCAAGCCGTTCGACAATCCGAAGGTGCGCCAGGCGATCGCCTGGGCGGTTGACCGCAAGGCGGTGCTGGACGCCGCCGAAAACGGCGCGGGCAAGATCCTGGATGCCGGCCCGTTCCTGCCGTCGTTCTGGCCCGGCCTGCAGCAGCCATATTTCAAGCAGGACATTGCCAAGGCGAAGCAACTGCTGACCGAAGCCGGCTATCCGAGCGGCTTCACGGCGAAGCTGAAGAACACGCCGACCTATTCGTTCCTGGGCAACGCCGGCATCGCGGTGCAGGACCAGTTGAAGGCCGTCGGCGTCAACCTCGAGATCGAATCGCTGGAATGGAGCGTCTTCCTGTCGGATTACCTCGGCAAGAAGTACGAGGCGGTCGTGAGCGGCTACAGCGCGTTCATGGACCCGGACAATCCGCTGGATGGCACCTACGTCTCGGGGCGGCAGAACAACTTCATGTCGTACAGCAACCCGAAGTTCGACGAGTTGGTGGCCAAGGGCTCACAGATCAGTGATCAGGCAGAGCGCGCGAAGATCTACCGCGATGCCCAGCAGATCCTGATCGACGACTCGCCGATGGTCTTCCTGTTCGCCTCGAACGAGTACGAAGTGAGCCAGACCTACGTCAAGGGCTATATGCACTACCTGAACGGTTCGCACGTCAGCCTGCGCAACGTATGGTTGGACAAGGGTCAGTAA
- a CDS encoding ABC transporter permease produces MSRYLFGKFIASIFVLIGVSIFTFALVRGIPGDPIRTMLGTDASGADYEKMKRLYGLDRPMYEQYAEWLVEVVRGNLGKSIRTGLPVGESIVQRLPVTLELTLLAVVLGLVIGVPAAILAAQARGRFTDSALSVLVLSGISMPGFWLATLLVLAFSLMLRWFPPIGYIPLQENPVENLRRMVLPAISLGVAFGATTMRFTRSSLLEVFNQDYIRTARAKGLRERLVTYRHALKNALIPVVTVTGIQIGRLIGGTVIIEQIFALPGIGRYVFDAISQRDYPIIQGTVLFFTLVFILVNLAVDILYGVIDPRIKFATD; encoded by the coding sequence ATGTCCCGGTACCTGTTTGGGAAGTTCATCGCTTCGATCTTCGTGCTGATCGGCGTCAGCATATTTACGTTTGCGCTCGTGCGCGGGATACCGGGCGACCCGATTCGGACCATGCTGGGCACGGATGCCAGCGGCGCCGATTACGAAAAAATGAAGCGGCTCTACGGGCTGGATCGTCCGATGTACGAGCAGTATGCCGAGTGGCTGGTGGAGGTGGTGCGGGGCAACCTGGGCAAGTCCATCCGCACCGGCTTGCCCGTCGGCGAGTCGATCGTGCAACGCCTGCCGGTCACGCTGGAACTGACCCTGCTGGCCGTGGTATTGGGGCTGGTGATCGGCGTGCCGGCTGCCATCCTCGCGGCGCAGGCGCGCGGCCGCTTTACCGACAGCGCACTGAGCGTGCTGGTGTTGAGCGGCATTTCGATGCCGGGCTTCTGGCTGGCGACCCTGCTGGTGCTGGCTTTTTCGCTCATGCTGCGCTGGTTCCCGCCGATCGGGTATATCCCGCTGCAAGAAAACCCGGTGGAGAACCTGCGGCGCATGGTGCTGCCGGCCATCAGCCTGGGCGTTGCCTTCGGCGCGACGACGATGCGTTTCACCCGCTCGTCGCTGCTGGAGGTCTTCAATCAGGACTACATCCGTACGGCGCGCGCCAAGGGCCTGCGCGAACGACTCGTGACCTACCGCCACGCGCTGAAGAACGCACTGATCCCGGTCGTCACCGTCACCGGCATTCAGATCGGGCGCTTGATCGGCGGCACCGTCATCATCGAGCAGATCTTCGCTCTGCCCGGCATCGGCCGCTACGTCTTCGACGCGATCTCGCAGCGCGACTACCCGATCATCCAGGGCACCGTGCTGTTCTTCACGCTGGTCTTCATCCTCGTCAATCTGGCAGTGGACATCCTCTATGGCGTCATTGACCCGCGCATCAAGTTCGCAACCGACTGA
- a CDS encoding ABC transporter permease translates to MRRASRSPQGIAGLVIVVLFALMALFGPLVSPYSPTRQQMSKRLAEPSAEFMLGTDDFGRDVLSRILYGAEPSFRVGIFSVAMALLVGMALGVIAGYRGGRVDSLLMLAMDVLFAFPAVLLAIAIMALLGPKLENVILAIGVVNLPVFVRLTRASVLSVKGLPYIEAARSVGVPAPIIAVRHIMPNILAPLVVQTSLTVAAAILTEASLSYLGLGNPPPAPSWGNILSSTYGFIETRPWPTIFSGLAIMLAVLGFNLMGDGLRDVLDPTTRD, encoded by the coding sequence ATGCGGCGCGCGTCGCGCAGCCCGCAGGGCATCGCCGGACTGGTGATTGTCGTGCTGTTCGCGCTGATGGCGCTGTTCGGGCCGCTGGTTTCACCTTACTCGCCGACGCGCCAGCAGATGAGCAAGCGCCTCGCGGAGCCGAGCGCCGAGTTCATGCTCGGCACCGACGACTTCGGGCGCGATGTGTTGAGCCGCATCCTGTACGGCGCGGAACCGTCGTTCCGGGTCGGCATCTTCTCGGTCGCCATGGCCCTGCTGGTCGGCATGGCGTTGGGGGTCATCGCCGGCTATCGCGGCGGACGCGTGGACAGTCTGCTGATGCTGGCGATGGACGTGCTGTTTGCCTTCCCGGCCGTCTTGCTGGCGATCGCGATCATGGCGCTGCTCGGCCCGAAACTGGAAAACGTCATCCTGGCCATCGGCGTGGTCAACCTGCCGGTCTTTGTGCGGTTGACACGCGCCTCGGTGCTGTCGGTCAAGGGCCTGCCATATATCGAGGCGGCGCGCAGTGTCGGCGTGCCCGCGCCGATTATCGCCGTGCGCCACATCATGCCGAACATCCTCGCGCCGCTCGTCGTGCAGACCTCGCTGACCGTCGCCGCGGCCATCTTGACCGAAGCGTCGCTCTCGTACCTCGGGCTTGGCAACCCGCCACCCGCGCCCTCGTGGGGCAACATTCTGTCCAGCACCTACGGCTTCATCGAGACGCGCCCCTGGCCGACCATCTTCTCCGGGCTGGCGATCATGCTGGCCGTGCTCGGCTTCAACCTGATGGGCGACGGCCTGCGCGACGTGCTCGACCCGACCACGCGCGATTAG
- a CDS encoding SDR family oxidoreductase, which yields MSNSSEQGRVALIVGAGRGLGRVTALELGRRGYTVVAASRTPAEIEQTVTDIKAQGGRALAVPCDATQEAQVTALVDATLKAYGRIDVLVNCAGEALLKPTAENTLADFERIITSNLTSVFLTCRAVLGPITRQPGGHIINVASRVAKDGAATVAAYTAAKAGVVGFSKALAQELKPLGVKVTAICPSPMNTPMRWAATPNWDRAKVIEPERVAELIAWLIADPAVTLDEVYPFSVRA from the coding sequence ATGTCGAATTCATCGGAGCAGGGACGCGTGGCATTGATCGTCGGCGCGGGGCGCGGGCTGGGTCGCGTGACGGCGCTGGAACTCGGGCGACGCGGTTACACTGTCGTCGCCGCATCGCGCACGCCGGCCGAGATCGAGCAAACGGTCACCGATATTAAGGCACAGGGCGGCCGCGCGCTGGCCGTGCCGTGTGACGCCACGCAGGAGGCGCAAGTGACTGCACTGGTCGACGCGACACTCAAGGCGTACGGGCGCATCGATGTGCTCGTAAACTGCGCGGGCGAGGCGCTGCTGAAGCCGACCGCCGAGAACACACTGGCCGACTTCGAGCGCATCATCACCAGCAACCTGACGAGCGTCTTCCTGACCTGCCGCGCCGTGCTGGGGCCGATCACCCGGCAGCCGGGCGGGCACATCATCAACGTGGCATCACGCGTGGCCAAAGACGGCGCGGCCACCGTCGCCGCGTACACGGCCGCCAAGGCGGGCGTCGTCGGGTTCAGCAAGGCGCTGGCGCAGGAGTTGAAGCCGCTCGGCGTGAAGGTCACGGCGATCTGCCCCAGTCCGATGAACACACCGATGCGCTGGGCCGCGACGCCGAACTGGGACCGCGCCAAGGTGATCGAGCCGGAGCGCGTGGCGGAACTGATCGCGTGGCTTATCGCCGACCCGGCGGTCACGCTCGACGAGGTGTACCCGTTTTCGGTGCGGGCGTAA